The following are encoded together in the Arthrobacter sp. Y-9 genome:
- a CDS encoding response regulator transcription factor gives MEESVIRIVVADDQAIVRDGLVTVLRLVPGLEVVAEAADGEEAVARTAELRPDVVLMDLRMPGLDGVGATARITADFPDTAVLVLTTFADDASILRALTAGARGYLTKDAGRAELTAAVRAVARGQSTFAPEVSAVLVTALTQGGPAAPSSPPRAADDAAALQTRFPQLTRREAEVLALVAEGFSNGEIAATLFLGISTVKTHINSLFAKLAVRDRAQAITLVRS, from the coding sequence GTGGAGGAATCGGTGATCCGCATCGTGGTCGCGGACGACCAGGCGATCGTCCGCGACGGACTGGTCACGGTGCTGCGCCTCGTGCCGGGCCTCGAAGTGGTCGCCGAGGCGGCGGACGGCGAGGAGGCCGTCGCCCGGACCGCGGAGCTGCGTCCGGACGTGGTCCTCATGGACCTGCGGATGCCCGGCCTCGACGGCGTGGGCGCCACGGCCAGGATCACGGCGGACTTCCCGGACACGGCCGTCCTGGTCCTCACGACGTTCGCCGACGACGCATCGATCCTCCGGGCGCTGACCGCGGGAGCCCGCGGCTATCTGACCAAGGATGCCGGACGGGCCGAACTCACCGCTGCCGTGCGCGCCGTCGCCCGCGGCCAGTCCACCTTCGCCCCGGAGGTGAGCGCTGTCCTGGTCACGGCCCTCACCCAGGGCGGCCCCGCCGCGCCGTCGAGCCCTCCCCGCGCGGCCGACGACGCCGCCGCCCTCCAGACGCGGTTCCCTCAGCTCACGCGCCGGGAGGCCGAAGTCCTGGCACTCGTGGCGGAGGGGTTCAGCAATGGCGAGATCGCCGCGACGCTGTTCCTGGGGATCTCGACGGTCAAGACCCACATCAATTCGCTCTTCGCCAAGCTCGCTGTGCGAGACCGAGCCCAGGCGATCACCCTGGTGAGGTCCTGA
- a CDS encoding histidine kinase codes for MTTTIRPGGTIAVLNLLGAVAVGYALWTSGAAARPLWGSVLAAIALVAWALRAFVAGLPRGGVLSVVLGTLAVLCGGFAAGATHGLTVVPAAIGSLAVLGTVGVPLGYGLSVAVLGCGAIAVGAIAHPTDVGDSLTMMGGLLLAAVGGFSRRQFREAEAQAALLRERELAMRQEAERVAIARDLHDVLAHSLGGLVLQLDAAEALLEAGDQTEAAERVAAARRLASDGLSEARRAVATLRDPDGAGGGVRFAGRESLTSGVERLLQAHRSLGGVVDFTTTGTARPVTSQAADAVLRALQEALSNARKHAPGEPVRAWLVWAQGALTLTVSNPLPDTEQLPEDSPGRGYGLTGMRERFAGLGPGSSVRAGVQGDRFVVTAEAEL; via the coding sequence ATGACGACCACCATCCGGCCCGGAGGAACGATCGCGGTGCTCAATCTTCTGGGCGCGGTCGCGGTCGGATACGCGCTCTGGACCTCCGGCGCGGCGGCGAGGCCACTCTGGGGTTCTGTCCTCGCGGCCATCGCTCTCGTCGCGTGGGCTCTCCGGGCGTTCGTCGCCGGCCTCCCGCGGGGTGGCGTGCTTTCCGTCGTGCTGGGAACCCTGGCCGTCCTGTGCGGGGGCTTCGCGGCGGGCGCGACCCATGGTCTCACCGTCGTCCCCGCCGCCATCGGTTCGCTCGCCGTGCTGGGAACCGTCGGCGTCCCGCTCGGCTACGGGCTCTCGGTCGCAGTGCTGGGCTGCGGAGCCATCGCCGTCGGAGCGATCGCCCACCCGACCGATGTGGGCGACAGCCTCACCATGATGGGCGGCCTGCTCCTCGCCGCTGTTGGCGGGTTCAGCCGCCGGCAGTTCCGGGAGGCGGAGGCGCAGGCGGCACTCCTGAGGGAGCGCGAGCTGGCCATGCGGCAGGAGGCGGAACGTGTCGCGATCGCCCGGGATCTGCACGACGTGCTGGCTCACAGCCTCGGCGGTCTGGTCCTGCAGCTCGACGCCGCGGAAGCCCTCCTCGAAGCCGGCGACCAGACCGAAGCCGCCGAGCGTGTCGCGGCCGCGAGGCGCCTGGCGTCCGACGGCCTGAGCGAGGCCCGCCGCGCCGTCGCGACGCTGCGCGACCCGGACGGCGCCGGCGGTGGCGTCCGGTTCGCGGGGCGGGAGTCCCTCACGTCCGGCGTCGAGCGGCTCCTTCAGGCTCACCGCTCGCTCGGCGGGGTCGTGGACTTCACGACGACCGGAACGGCGCGGCCCGTGACGTCGCAGGCGGCCGACGCCGTGCTCCGGGCGCTGCAGGAAGCCCTGAGCAACGCGCGCAAGCACGCCCCCGGGGAACCCGTCCGGGCCTGGCTCGTCTGGGCCCAAGGCGCCCTGACCCTGACCGTGTCCAACCCCCTCCCCGACACGGAGCAGCTCCCCGAAGACTCCCCCGGCCGTGGCTACGGGCTGACCGGCATGCGGGAACGCTTCGCAGGGCTGGGGCCCGGATCCTCCGTGCGGGCCGGGGTGCAGGGCGACCGCTTCGTCGTGACCGCGGAGGCGGAACTGTGA
- a CDS encoding class I SAM-dependent methyltransferase, which produces MAETFDELIALGENADITGWDFGWLEGRATEERPAWGYAAGLAERLATATASLDIQTGGGEVLAEARTFPPVAVATESWPPNVAKATALLHPRGVAVVADPDEPPLPFADGAFDLVTSRHPATIHWDEITRVLRPGGQYFAQHVGPASVFELIEFFLGPQPEARRGRHHDDEAAAARAAGLEVTGLSTARLRIEIHDVAAVVYLLRKVIWWVPGFTVEKYRDRLRDLHELIQAEGPFIAHSTRHLIEARKP; this is translated from the coding sequence ATGGCTGAGACATTCGATGAACTGATCGCCCTGGGGGAGAACGCCGACATCACGGGCTGGGATTTCGGCTGGCTGGAGGGCCGGGCCACGGAGGAACGGCCTGCCTGGGGGTATGCCGCCGGCCTCGCCGAGCGGCTGGCGACGGCCACTGCGTCCCTCGACATCCAGACCGGCGGGGGAGAAGTGCTCGCCGAAGCGCGCACCTTCCCGCCCGTGGCCGTGGCGACCGAGTCCTGGCCGCCGAATGTCGCGAAGGCGACGGCATTGCTGCATCCGCGAGGTGTCGCGGTGGTGGCGGACCCGGACGAGCCGCCTCTGCCCTTCGCCGACGGCGCCTTCGACCTCGTCACGAGCCGTCACCCCGCCACCATCCACTGGGACGAGATCACCCGGGTGCTGCGTCCCGGTGGCCAGTACTTCGCCCAGCACGTAGGACCCGCGAGCGTCTTCGAGCTGATCGAATTCTTCCTCGGGCCACAGCCGGAGGCCCGTCGTGGACGCCATCACGACGACGAGGCGGCCGCCGCACGGGCCGCCGGACTCGAGGTGACAGGGCTGAGCACCGCCCGGCTGCGCATCGAGATCCACGACGTTGCCGCCGTCGTGTACTTGCTCCGCAAAGTCATCTGGTGGGTGCCCGGCTTCACGGTGGAGAAGTACCGCGACCGCCTGCGGGACCTGCACGAGCTGATCCAGGCGGAAGGTCCGTTCATCGCCCACTCGACGCGTCACCTGATCGAGGCCCGCAAGCCCTGA
- a CDS encoding DUF1349 domain-containing protein: MTSFLLPGVPDEFRSLRPGEGEAAVDGGTVTLRAAAGDDLFNRPGTDSVVQSATVFAFPVEGDFTLEAEVEVDFRDSFDSAVLVGHLDGLQWFKLCAELDEVGRPRIMSVVTRDRSDDATGVHLPAGPVRLRMARAGTMISLHYRSEGRWELARYFGFPLTGSEGGLKVGIAVQSPRGDGTTATFRHVSFRPAGVTDVRSGE; the protein is encoded by the coding sequence ATGACCTCTTTCCTCCTCCCGGGTGTGCCCGATGAGTTCCGTTCCCTGCGTCCCGGGGAAGGGGAAGCGGCCGTCGACGGCGGGACGGTCACCCTCCGCGCGGCCGCCGGAGACGATCTCTTCAACCGGCCCGGCACGGACTCCGTGGTCCAGAGCGCCACGGTCTTCGCGTTCCCCGTGGAGGGCGATTTCACGCTGGAAGCCGAGGTCGAGGTCGACTTCCGGGACAGTTTCGACTCCGCCGTCCTCGTCGGGCATCTCGACGGACTGCAATGGTTCAAGCTCTGCGCCGAACTCGACGAGGTCGGCCGGCCCCGCATCATGTCGGTCGTCACCCGCGACCGTTCCGACGACGCCACCGGCGTCCATCTCCCCGCCGGGCCCGTGCGGCTGCGGATGGCCCGGGCGGGCACCATGATCAGCCTGCACTACCGCTCCGAGGGCCGCTGGGAACTGGCCCGCTACTTCGGATTCCCCCTCACGGGGTCCGAAGGCGGTTTGAAGGTGGGGATCGCTGTCCAGTCACCGCGCGGCGACGGCACGACGGCGACCTTCCGCCACGTCTCGTTCCGCCCCGCAGGCGTCACGGACGTCCGCTCGGGCGAGTGA
- a CDS encoding FAD-dependent monooxygenase has product MTPQPEPRPEQGPAETLSTDVLTTDVLIVGAGPTGLMLAACLQRLGVRFLIADRKHGPTRESRALALQARSLEIYDQLGLVQRVLEQAAVAPAIAPGYRDHPFATVSFGELGKGVTPFPGIHVLEQSRNERLLVAALEERGDSVLWGHGLLGLEQGEGGVTARLGGGDGDVRRVEARYLVGADGASSTVRELSGIPFDGVTNPDTFYVADARGVTGLVEDAVNLRFSAGDFLLTFPQGAVGHHRLIGVVRTPDGEQVTEDETRRTVGREFGVGYRDSSWFSTYRVHHRVAARFRSGRVFLAGDAAHVHSPVGAQGMNTGLQDAHGLACALADVLLRGSGDERLDRYEAERRPVALRLVRTTDRLFSTITADSSLARVIRAGVLPRLAPLLGRVLPRLARRAKLYEYVSQIRIHYWMSADARRRARGRRGRLVGRRLAWNEDNFAALRSVDWQIHVYGAADQSSLARMGEESGLPVHHFETVRNPRLRGGQAVLVRPDGFVQDARKLPAAVADWAVHSTRGRTVRTPVPGTG; this is encoded by the coding sequence ATGACACCGCAGCCGGAGCCGCGTCCGGAGCAAGGGCCGGCAGAGACGCTCTCCACCGACGTCCTGACCACCGACGTCCTGATTGTCGGCGCAGGCCCCACCGGGCTCATGCTGGCGGCCTGCCTGCAACGGCTCGGCGTGCGGTTCCTGATCGCCGACCGGAAACACGGGCCCACCCGCGAATCCCGCGCCCTCGCACTGCAGGCCCGCAGCCTCGAGATCTACGATCAGCTCGGGCTCGTGCAGCGCGTGCTGGAACAGGCGGCCGTGGCCCCGGCGATCGCCCCCGGTTACCGGGACCACCCCTTCGCGACCGTGAGCTTCGGCGAGCTGGGCAAGGGCGTCACCCCGTTCCCGGGCATCCACGTCCTGGAACAGAGCCGCAACGAACGGCTCCTGGTGGCGGCCCTGGAGGAGCGCGGGGATTCCGTCCTCTGGGGCCACGGTCTGCTCGGCCTGGAGCAGGGGGAGGGTGGCGTCACCGCACGGCTCGGTGGCGGCGACGGAGACGTCCGCCGGGTCGAGGCCCGCTATCTGGTGGGTGCGGACGGCGCCTCCTCAACGGTGAGGGAACTCAGCGGAATACCCTTCGACGGGGTGACGAACCCGGACACCTTCTACGTCGCCGACGCGCGCGGTGTGACCGGGCTGGTCGAAGACGCGGTGAATCTCCGCTTCAGCGCCGGCGACTTCCTGCTCACCTTCCCCCAGGGAGCGGTGGGACACCACCGGCTGATCGGCGTCGTCCGCACGCCGGACGGAGAACAGGTCACCGAGGATGAGACCCGGCGGACGGTGGGGCGTGAGTTCGGTGTCGGATACCGGGACTCGAGCTGGTTCTCCACCTACCGGGTCCACCACCGCGTGGCGGCCCGGTTCCGCTCCGGGCGGGTGTTCCTCGCAGGGGACGCCGCCCACGTGCACTCACCGGTCGGCGCCCAGGGGATGAACACGGGGCTGCAGGACGCGCATGGCCTGGCCTGCGCGCTCGCGGACGTGCTCCTCCGAGGATCCGGAGACGAGCGGCTGGACCGGTACGAGGCTGAGCGGCGGCCGGTGGCGCTGCGCCTCGTCAGGACCACGGACCGGCTGTTCAGCACCATCACGGCGGACTCGTCCCTCGCCCGCGTGATCCGCGCCGGGGTCCTGCCCCGCCTGGCGCCGCTGCTCGGACGGGTGCTGCCGCGTCTGGCACGTCGCGCGAAGCTGTATGAGTACGTCTCGCAGATCCGGATCCACTACTGGATGAGTGCTGATGCCCGGCGTCGCGCCCGGGGACGCCGGGGCCGGCTCGTCGGCCGGCGGCTGGCCTGGAACGAGGACAACTTCGCGGCGCTCCGGAGTGTGGACTGGCAGATTCACGTCTACGGCGCCGCGGACCAGTCGTCGCTCGCCCGCATGGGTGAGGAGAGCGGCCTGCCGGTCCACCACTTCGAGACCGTGCGGAACCCGCGGCTCAGGGGAGGACAAGCCGTGCTGGTGCGGCCCGACGGGTTCGTTCAGGACGCGCGGAAGCTGCCCGCCGCCGTCGCGGACTGGGCGGTGCACTCCACCCGTGGCCGGACCGTCAGGACTCCTGTTCCAGGGACGGGCTGA
- a CDS encoding class I SAM-dependent methyltransferase has protein sequence MNAKDKEFVGSIPTVYDEILVPLMFQDFACDLAAAVATTAPARVLETAAGTGVVTRELASALPHAQLTATDLNPAMLARAESVQPAFSRPEWRQADALSLPFEDRSFDALACAFGVMFFPDRHRAFQEVVRVLEPGGLFAFTVWDSLEHNPVPRSIVESLHELGQEEAASFLERVPFSLADPPLLTGELETAGFSSVQVRTIEHLSGATTANGIARSHLFGTPTNNYLVLDGPEDGDRLLASVTTLLTERFGDGEFRLPVSALLVTAVSPSLEQES, from the coding sequence ATGAATGCCAAGGACAAGGAATTCGTGGGTTCGATCCCCACCGTCTACGACGAGATCCTGGTGCCGCTGATGTTCCAGGACTTCGCCTGCGATCTGGCCGCAGCAGTCGCCACCACGGCACCCGCCCGGGTGCTGGAGACCGCGGCCGGGACCGGCGTCGTCACACGTGAGCTGGCGTCCGCTCTCCCCCACGCCCAGCTGACCGCCACCGACCTCAACCCGGCGATGCTCGCCCGTGCCGAGTCCGTCCAGCCGGCCTTCTCGAGGCCCGAATGGCGCCAGGCCGATGCCCTCAGCCTCCCTTTCGAGGACCGCTCCTTCGACGCGCTGGCCTGCGCCTTCGGCGTGATGTTCTTTCCCGACCGGCACCGGGCCTTTCAGGAGGTGGTGAGAGTCCTCGAGCCCGGCGGGCTGTTCGCGTTCACGGTCTGGGACAGCCTGGAGCACAATCCGGTGCCGCGGTCGATCGTCGAGTCGCTCCACGAGTTGGGGCAGGAGGAGGCGGCGTCGTTCCTGGAACGCGTGCCGTTCTCCCTGGCGGACCCGCCGCTGCTGACCGGCGAGCTGGAAACCGCAGGCTTTTCCTCCGTCCAGGTGCGGACCATCGAGCATCTGAGCGGGGCGACGACGGCGAACGGCATCGCGCGGTCGCATCTCTTCGGGACGCCGACCAACAACTACCTCGTGCTCGACGGCCCGGAGGACGGGGACCGTCTCCTCGCATCCGTCACCACGCTCCTGACGGAGCGGTTCGGCGACGGCGAGTTCCGGCTGCCGGTGAGCGCGCTCCTGGTGACCGCGGTCAGCCCGTCCCTGGAACAGGAGTCCTGA
- a CDS encoding DUF6457 domain-containing protein, which yields MSSTPAELDAWVTDLSAALNLGDLDVPTGLLLDLTRDAAHGVTRPAGPLTTYLVGIAVARGASAEEAAETARELIRRHQA from the coding sequence ATGAGCTCCACCCCCGCCGAACTCGACGCCTGGGTCACCGATCTGAGCGCAGCCCTGAATCTCGGGGACCTCGACGTCCCCACCGGCCTCCTGCTCGATCTGACCCGCGACGCCGCCCACGGCGTGACCCGCCCCGCCGGCCCCCTCACCACGTACCTGGTGGGGATCGCCGTCGCACGCGGGGCATCGGCGGAAGAGGCCGCCGAGACCGCGCGCGAACTCATCCGGCGGCATCAGGCCTGA
- a CDS encoding NTP transferase domain-containing protein — protein MTVRAAIVLAGGRASRLGGADKASVEVAGRRLVDHVYAAVADCAPVIAVGPDSLARPGVTVVREEPPFGGPVAALAAALRAVSGFPEDAPARAAGAEAWVLACDLPRADRIVAALKHVPIPDGADAVVLADADGRSQWLAGRYRLEALHRAVAALGHVDGAALRHLLAPLTLHTVPDTADASLDLDTWSAVEQYREQQSTALRKES, from the coding sequence ATGACCGTGCGGGCGGCGATCGTCCTGGCCGGCGGACGGGCCTCGCGGCTGGGCGGCGCCGACAAGGCCTCGGTCGAGGTGGCGGGTCGACGTCTCGTCGATCACGTCTACGCCGCGGTCGCTGACTGTGCTCCGGTCATCGCCGTGGGTCCGGACTCGCTCGCGCGCCCCGGCGTGACCGTGGTGCGCGAGGAGCCACCCTTCGGCGGGCCCGTGGCAGCACTCGCCGCAGCGCTGAGGGCCGTGTCCGGCTTCCCAGAGGACGCGCCCGCGCGCGCGGCGGGCGCCGAAGCCTGGGTCCTGGCCTGCGATCTGCCGCGGGCGGACCGGATCGTGGCGGCGCTGAAGCACGTCCCGATTCCGGACGGCGCGGACGCGGTCGTCCTTGCTGACGCGGACGGCCGGTCCCAGTGGCTGGCCGGACGGTACCGCCTCGAGGCCCTTCACCGCGCGGTCGCCGCGCTCGGGCACGTGGACGGCGCAGCCCTGCGGCACCTCCTGGCGCCCCTGACCCTTCACACCGTTCCGGACACCGCGGACGCGTCCCTGGATCTGGACACCTGGTCCGCGGTGGAGCAGTATCGCGAACAACAGAGCACCGCCCTTCGAAAGGAATCCTGA
- the glp gene encoding gephyrin-like molybdotransferase Glp produces the protein MITVDQQRSRVFATAQALPPVRVSLAAARGLVLAEDVLNRWPIPLFDNSAMDGYAVRLFDATEGSRLRVVADLPAGTELDPPLGPGEAARIMTGAPVPTAADAVVPLERTDLGTAAGPTPPEWITVLQQPAPGAHIRRAGEESGAGSVAVPAGAVLGPWQLSALASAGAATVLAHPRPRVSIIATGSELIAPGGTPRRGQIPESNSVHLSAAVQDAGADLASVVTVHDDEDALREALDSVDSEVIILSGGASVGAFDVVKALLNGHGSITFGPVAMQPGKPQGFGTLDDGTLVFCLPGTPVGVAVSFELFVRPALRALAGHQELDRPRVVRAAARSWHSPRHRTQILPAVLDGERVRPSLRHGGPDDPKISPASVNAFVIIPEGVEQVHEGDPVSVMPFGPEWA, from the coding sequence GTGATCACCGTGGATCAGCAGCGCAGCAGGGTTTTCGCCACTGCGCAGGCGCTGCCTCCGGTGCGCGTGTCCCTGGCCGCGGCGCGAGGTCTGGTGCTCGCCGAAGACGTGCTCAACCGCTGGCCGATCCCCCTCTTCGACAACTCCGCGATGGACGGTTATGCCGTACGGCTGTTCGATGCCACCGAAGGATCGCGGCTCCGCGTGGTCGCGGACCTGCCGGCCGGGACCGAACTGGATCCGCCCCTCGGCCCGGGGGAAGCCGCGCGCATCATGACGGGCGCCCCCGTGCCCACCGCTGCCGACGCCGTCGTGCCCCTTGAACGCACCGATCTCGGCACTGCGGCCGGACCGACGCCACCCGAGTGGATCACCGTGCTCCAGCAGCCGGCGCCCGGCGCCCACATCCGCAGAGCCGGGGAGGAGTCCGGGGCCGGCAGCGTCGCAGTGCCGGCCGGCGCGGTTCTGGGGCCGTGGCAGCTGTCGGCCCTCGCCTCGGCAGGAGCCGCCACGGTGCTGGCACACCCGCGGCCGCGGGTGTCGATCATCGCCACGGGCTCGGAACTCATCGCCCCCGGCGGCACACCGCGCCGCGGTCAGATTCCGGAGTCCAACTCCGTCCACCTCTCGGCGGCCGTCCAGGACGCCGGCGCGGACCTCGCCTCCGTCGTCACCGTGCACGACGATGAGGACGCTCTCCGCGAGGCGCTCGACTCCGTGGACAGTGAGGTGATCATCCTGTCCGGCGGCGCGAGCGTCGGCGCGTTCGACGTCGTCAAGGCCCTCCTGAACGGGCACGGCTCCATCACCTTCGGCCCGGTGGCGATGCAGCCCGGCAAGCCGCAAGGCTTCGGAACGCTCGACGACGGCACCCTCGTCTTCTGCCTGCCCGGCACCCCGGTGGGCGTCGCCGTCTCCTTCGAACTGTTCGTGCGTCCGGCCCTTCGCGCACTGGCCGGGCACCAGGAACTCGACAGGCCCCGCGTGGTCCGGGCGGCCGCCAGGAGCTGGCACAGCCCCCGGCACAGGACTCAGATCCTCCCCGCCGTGCTCGACGGCGAGCGGGTCCGGCCCTCGCTGCGGCACGGCGGACCCGACGACCCGAAGATCTCCCCCGCTTCCGTGAACGCGTTCGTGATCATCCCCGAGGGCGTGGAACAGGTCCACGAGGGCGACCCGGTGTCGGTCATGCCCTTCGGGCCGGAGTGGGCATGA
- the fdhD gene encoding formate dehydrogenase accessory sulfurtransferase FdhD, whose translation MGQITRRRPLLKIVLGEEPRRRIDTLAVEEPLEIRVASSPLAVTMRTPGHDVELATGFLVSEGIIADGGDVRTAIHCGGPGTGGEENTYNVLDIALAPHVAPPSPDAARNFYTTSSCGVCGKASIEAVETVSRHDVSVDPVTVDAALLATFPDRLRERQAAFEKTGGLHAAALFDAATGELLVVREDVGRHNAVDKVVGWAAQNGRLPLTGTVLQVSGRASFELVQKAVMAGIPVLAAVSAPSSLAAELADSQGLTLVGFLRGNSMNVYAGAQRIRTESVEPAAVPAGS comes from the coding sequence GTGGGTCAGATCACGAGACGTCGTCCGCTGCTGAAAATCGTCCTGGGCGAGGAGCCCCGCCGGAGGATCGACACCCTGGCGGTGGAGGAACCGCTGGAGATCAGGGTCGCTTCGTCGCCCCTGGCGGTCACCATGCGCACCCCCGGTCACGACGTCGAACTCGCCACCGGCTTCCTCGTCTCCGAGGGCATCATCGCCGACGGTGGGGACGTCCGCACGGCCATCCACTGCGGCGGACCCGGGACGGGCGGTGAGGAGAACACGTACAACGTCCTGGACATCGCGCTGGCCCCTCACGTGGCCCCGCCCAGCCCGGACGCGGCGCGGAACTTCTACACCACCAGCTCCTGCGGGGTCTGCGGCAAAGCCAGCATCGAGGCGGTGGAGACGGTTTCCCGGCACGATGTCTCAGTGGACCCGGTCACGGTGGACGCCGCGCTGCTGGCCACCTTCCCGGACCGGCTGCGGGAACGCCAGGCGGCGTTCGAGAAGACCGGCGGGCTTCACGCCGCCGCCCTGTTCGACGCCGCCACGGGCGAGCTGCTCGTGGTGCGGGAAGACGTGGGCCGCCACAACGCCGTGGACAAGGTGGTGGGCTGGGCCGCCCAGAACGGCCGCCTGCCGCTGACGGGCACGGTCCTCCAGGTCTCAGGGCGCGCCAGCTTCGAACTGGTCCAGAAGGCGGTCATGGCCGGCATTCCGGTGCTGGCCGCGGTGTCCGCACCGTCGTCGCTGGCCGCCGAGCTGGCCGACTCCCAGGGACTCACACTGGTGGGCTTCCTGCGGGGGAACTCCATGAACGTGTACGCCGGCGCGCAGCGGATCCGCACCGAGTCGGTGGAACCTGCCGCTGTGCCCGCTGGATCCTGA
- a CDS encoding OFA family MFS transporter, producing MSVLDREATIAPPTFNRWLMPAAALAIHLCIGQVYALSVFKTPFMQRFGAGDLAVGWVFSLAIVVLGLSAAVGGTWVEKAGPRKAMVVAGTFWVSGFCVASLGIATGQLWLLYLGYGVIGGIGLGLGYISPVSTLMKWFPDRPGLATGLAIMGFGGGALIASPVSAALLSAYGGGSAPANLVQGLAPTFLTLAAVYAVVIAMGAFVIRLPHPGWTPGGSAGGPRRAVAAAPAGVSAANAVKTPQFWLLWTVLFCNVTAGIGILENASPMIRDYFSQIDVASAAGFVGLLSLANMAGRFVWSSVSDYLGRKRMYMAYLGIGLLMYAVIAAFGGGSLVIFVLATLVILSFYGGGFATAPAYLRDLFGVYQVGAIHGRLLTAWSAAGVAGPVIVNAVVEHRTAEGARGPEVYTTSLLIMVGVLAVGFVANLLIKPVAARYAVKASAASAQEPAAHGATTAAGTLTEAPSSVVHTVVATVLSGVVILALGYGLTQVTLKALALFS from the coding sequence ATGAGCGTGCTCGACCGTGAAGCCACGATCGCACCCCCCACTTTCAACCGCTGGCTGATGCCGGCCGCCGCCCTGGCGATCCACCTGTGCATCGGCCAGGTCTATGCGCTGAGCGTCTTCAAGACCCCGTTCATGCAGCGCTTCGGCGCCGGGGACCTCGCGGTCGGGTGGGTGTTCTCCCTCGCGATCGTCGTGCTGGGTCTCTCGGCCGCGGTGGGCGGGACGTGGGTGGAGAAGGCCGGACCGCGCAAGGCCATGGTGGTGGCGGGGACGTTCTGGGTGTCCGGATTCTGTGTGGCCAGCCTCGGCATCGCGACCGGCCAGCTCTGGCTCCTGTACCTCGGGTACGGCGTCATCGGCGGCATCGGACTGGGGCTCGGGTACATCTCGCCGGTGTCCACCCTCATGAAGTGGTTCCCGGACCGCCCCGGACTGGCGACCGGCCTGGCCATCATGGGCTTCGGCGGCGGAGCGCTGATCGCCAGCCCCGTCTCGGCCGCGCTCCTGAGCGCCTACGGCGGCGGGTCGGCCCCTGCGAACCTCGTCCAGGGTCTCGCGCCGACGTTCCTGACGCTGGCCGCGGTCTACGCCGTGGTCATCGCGATGGGCGCGTTCGTCATCAGGCTGCCGCACCCCGGCTGGACGCCCGGCGGCAGCGCCGGTGGTCCGCGCCGGGCCGTGGCCGCGGCTCCGGCCGGTGTCTCCGCCGCGAACGCCGTGAAAACTCCGCAGTTCTGGCTGCTGTGGACCGTGCTGTTCTGCAATGTGACCGCCGGGATCGGCATCTTGGAGAACGCCTCGCCTATGATCCGGGACTATTTCTCCCAGATCGACGTGGCCTCGGCCGCCGGCTTCGTCGGTCTCCTGTCCCTGGCGAACATGGCGGGCCGGTTCGTCTGGTCCAGCGTCTCGGACTACCTCGGGCGCAAACGGATGTACATGGCGTATCTCGGCATCGGACTGCTCATGTACGCGGTGATCGCGGCCTTCGGCGGCGGCAGTCTCGTCATCTTCGTCCTGGCGACCCTCGTGATCCTGTCCTTCTACGGCGGCGGCTTCGCGACCGCGCCGGCTTATCTGCGGGATCTGTTCGGCGTCTATCAGGTGGGCGCCATCCACGGCCGCCTGCTCACGGCGTGGTCCGCGGCGGGCGTCGCCGGTCCGGTGATCGTCAACGCGGTCGTGGAGCACCGCACGGCCGAAGGCGCCCGGGGCCCGGAGGTCTACACGACGTCGCTGCTCATCATGGTGGGAGTCCTGGCCGTCGGATTCGTCGCGAACCTCCTCATCAAGCCGGTCGCCGCCCGGTATGCGGTGAAGGCCTCCGCAGCGTCCGCGCAGGAGCCTGCGGCGCACGGCGCGACGACGGCGGCGGGCACCCTGACCGAGGCGCCGTCCAGCGTCGTGCACACGGTCGTCGCCACCGTGCTGAGCGGCGTCGTGATCCTCGCGCTCGGCTACGGGCTGACGCAGGTGACACTGAAGGCGCTCGCGCTGTTCTCCTGA